The Sulfurihydrogenibium sp. YO3AOP1 genome has a window encoding:
- a CDS encoding IS110 family transposase, which translates to MNSYKIVIGVDVSKNSFTATVLYDNKKETFEVKSDPVEFEMKVKPYLKKFKKSDMLIIMEHTGVYHLKLANYLYENGYKVAVVNPFSIKKFMEAKMTRVKTDKADSFFIAEYGRTFFDGELYKPKSDVEKEIEVKLKILEDLQQQLTMLRNKRESLTYVPMKKLKENLEYYDELIRKIEKNIKELEKEIKELSKKNYQEEYKLLKSIPGISDRTIGMIISVYGNFERFKSVKDASSFIGINPSPYESAACVKKSVRIKKMGNPYARKILYMAALSAIRFNKYCRELYERLVSKGKAKKLALVAVAHKLLRQAYGVLKSRRPFDENFCT; encoded by the coding sequence ATGAACAGCTACAAAATTGTTATAGGAGTTGATGTATCTAAAAACTCATTCACTGCTACAGTTTTGTATGATAACAAGAAAGAAACTTTTGAAGTTAAATCTGACCCGGTAGAGTTTGAAATGAAAGTAAAGCCTTACCTTAAGAAGTTTAAAAAGTCAGATATGCTTATCATAATGGAACATACGGGAGTTTACCATTTAAAGCTTGCTAATTATCTGTATGAAAATGGTTATAAAGTAGCAGTAGTAAATCCATTTTCAATAAAGAAATTTATGGAAGCTAAAATGACAAGAGTTAAAACAGATAAAGCTGATTCATTCTTTATTGCAGAATATGGAAGAACGTTTTTCGATGGAGAGCTTTATAAACCAAAATCAGATGTAGAAAAAGAAATAGAAGTAAAACTAAAGATATTGGAAGACCTACAACAGCAGCTTACAATGCTAAGAAACAAAAGAGAATCATTAACCTATGTACCAATGAAAAAATTGAAAGAGAATTTAGAATATTACGATGAGCTAATTAGAAAAATAGAAAAAAACATAAAAGAACTTGAGAAAGAGATAAAAGAATTGTCTAAGAAGAATTATCAAGAGGAATACAAACTTTTAAAAAGCATACCTGGTATAAGTGATAGGACTATAGGAATGATAATATCAGTATATGGAAATTTTGAAAGATTTAAGAGTGTAAAAGATGCATCAAGTTTTATAGGAATTAATCCAAGCCCATATGAAAGTGCAGCATGTGTAAAGAAAAGTGTCCGGATAAAAAAGATGGGAAATCCATATGCAAGAAAGATATTATACATGGCAGCATTATCAGCAATAAGGTTTAACAAATACTGCAGAGAATTATACGAAAGATTAGTAAGTAAAGGTAAGGCTAAAAAGTTAGCATTAGTGGCTGTAGCACATAAGTTATTAAGGCAAGCATATGGTGTATTAAAAAGCAGAAGACCATTTGATGAAAATTTTTGCACTTGA
- the coaE gene encoding dephospho-CoA kinase (Dephospho-CoA kinase (CoaE) performs the final step in coenzyme A biosynthesis.), translated as MKVIGLTGGIATGKSTVERILENLGAKVIDADKVVHKLLNDENVKNEIRQYFPDAFDNEGNIDRKKLAGIVFNDYEKKKILENILHPKVNQEIDRWIEINKKENSDEVLFVSVPLMIETGSYKKYDKVVLVYAPRELQIKRLIENKGYSYEEALARINAQMDIEEKRKYADYIIENTGTTQELEEKVKQLYEILLKDC; from the coding sequence ATGAAAGTAATAGGTCTTACAGGTGGAATAGCAACAGGTAAATCAACTGTAGAAAGAATCTTAGAAAATCTTGGTGCAAAGGTAATAGATGCAGACAAAGTTGTTCATAAACTGTTAAATGATGAGAATGTTAAAAACGAGATTAGGCAATATTTTCCTGATGCTTTTGATAATGAAGGAAACATAGATAGAAAAAAGTTGGCAGGTATTGTGTTTAATGATTATGAAAAAAAGAAAATTCTTGAAAATATACTACATCCAAAAGTTAATCAAGAGATTGATAGGTGGATAGAAATCAATAAAAAAGAAAATTCAGATGAAGTTTTATTCGTATCTGTACCGCTTATGATAGAAACAGGAAGTTATAAAAAGTATGATAAGGTTGTTTTAGTCTATGCACCAAGAGAACTTCAAATAAAAAGATTAATAGAAAATAAAGGCTATTCTTACGAAGAAGCTTTAGCAAGAATCAACGCACAGATGGATATAGAAGAAAAAAGAAAGTATGCAGACTACATAATAGAAAATACTGGCACCACCCAAGAACTTGAAGAAAAAGTAAAACAGCTGTATGAGATTTTATTAAAAGATTGTTGA
- a CDS encoding IS256 family transposase has product MDKKEYFEKILDRSTEELVKELFPNGITTKEKIGIRKLLESVVELVMNQERNFFLENDEDNKANGYYERSLNTGSFKLNINVPRDRKGKFRPQILPDPYKRVNEDYIDLLMSLVSNGYSESKIDSTLKSLGLNYSKQHMDKIKKELIERLNDFKTRELPSDAFVLYIDAYHCDIKEKNKIRKASVYVVLGIDLQGNKDIFGFYTFFSSENKADWIKVFNDLIDRGLKRVMLIVSDDFPGITKAIETLFPYTDHQLCLVHLQRNVRNQMDKEDSQVFNKELKNIKENSLDYEDGLEKLDDLCSRFKSKYPSFIKHIQSNKERYLCFLKYPENLRKHIYTTNPVESVNSMIEKVRINLGGYFQSVDILEINLLIQRDNLKNGKWKKPIPAFKGASYEILQLFNKKFSIQTQNY; this is encoded by the coding sequence ATGGATAAGAAAGAATACTTTGAAAAAATATTAGACAGATCTACCGAAGAATTAGTAAAAGAACTTTTCCCAAACGGTATAACAACCAAAGAAAAGATAGGTATAAGAAAGCTTTTAGAATCTGTTGTAGAACTGGTCATGAATCAGGAAAGAAATTTCTTCCTTGAAAATGATGAAGATAACAAAGCAAATGGGTATTATGAAAGAAGCCTAAATACTGGTTCTTTCAAGCTTAACATAAATGTCCCAAGAGATAGAAAGGGTAAATTTAGACCACAAATATTACCTGACCCTTATAAAAGAGTTAATGAAGATTATATAGACCTTCTTATGAGTTTGGTATCCAATGGATACTCAGAAAGCAAGATAGATTCTACATTAAAAAGCTTGGGCTTAAACTACTCAAAACAACATATGGATAAAATCAAAAAAGAGCTTATAGAAAGACTTAATGATTTTAAAACAAGAGAGCTTCCATCGGATGCATTTGTACTGTATATAGACGCATATCACTGTGATATAAAAGAGAAAAACAAAATCAGAAAGGCTTCTGTCTATGTAGTTCTTGGAATAGATTTACAAGGAAATAAAGATATATTTGGATTTTACACATTTTTCAGTAGTGAAAACAAAGCAGACTGGATAAAAGTATTCAATGATTTAATAGATAGAGGACTAAAAAGGGTAATGCTTATAGTAAGTGATGATTTTCCTGGGATAACAAAAGCCATAGAAACACTATTTCCTTATACAGACCATCAGCTATGTTTAGTCCATTTACAAAGAAACGTTAGAAATCAGATGGATAAAGAAGATTCACAAGTATTTAACAAAGAATTAAAAAACATAAAAGAAAACAGCTTAGATTATGAAGATGGATTAGAAAAATTAGATGATTTATGTAGTAGATTTAAATCTAAATATCCAAGCTTTATAAAACATATTCAATCTAACAAAGAGAGATACTTATGTTTTTTAAAATATCCAGAAAATCTAAGAAAGCACATATACACAACAAATCCAGTTGAAAGTGTTAATAGCATGATAGAGAAAGTAAGAATAAATTTAGGCGGATATTTTCAATCTGTAGACATTCTTGAGATAAATCTGCTTATACAGAGAGATAATTTAAAGAATGGAAAATGGAAAAAACCTATACCTGCTTTTAAAGGAGCTTCTTATGAAATTTTACAATTGTTTAATAAAAAGTTTTCAATCCAGACACAAAATTATTGA
- a CDS encoding RNA-guided endonuclease TnpB family protein: MFNSSLNKEDKLILLALNNVKGWLIYDKDEIEVYEKDKKRKVKVSEFHRKLAKKIFKHLLGKNRRPRFDNISMHLDGKVTEISKKEKDGAKSFDYWLKISTLEKGKPVCIPLKANTYAEKLEGKFLNYCQVVENDGKIEFRIIKQLKKKEYIPATDEIAIDLGLRPLFATDKGDLFGRNFFDTLKAFDKKITKRMASLQKRKIKPRDDKKYRKYRDNLRDYLKNEINRLINVIVETYKPKRIIIERLDFRSPELSKRLNRMIQNFGKRYIKQKLERLQQLYGIEIIEINPAYTSQECSSCGYIDKKNRKDTQEFECKVCGNKTNAQVNGAKNILKRSSLGSLYLTKKQVLKILIERYLERHKGCKSPPLDVIKGNPYFKDYLDSILNPCQNLTPS; encoded by the coding sequence GTGTTTAATTCAAGTTTAAACAAAGAAGACAAATTAATACTGCTTGCATTGAATAATGTAAAGGGTTGGCTTATATACGATAAAGATGAGATAGAAGTATATGAGAAAGACAAGAAGAGAAAGGTTAAAGTTTCAGAGTTTCATAGAAAATTAGCAAAGAAAATATTTAAACATCTGCTTGGTAAAAATAGAAGACCAAGATTTGATAATATTTCAATGCATTTGGACGGTAAAGTAACAGAAATAAGTAAAAAGGAAAAAGATGGTGCTAAGAGTTTTGATTATTGGTTAAAGATATCTACATTAGAGAAAGGAAAACCGGTATGCATACCACTTAAAGCAAATACATATGCAGAAAAGTTAGAAGGAAAATTTTTAAATTACTGTCAAGTAGTTGAAAATGATGGAAAGATAGAATTTAGAATAATAAAACAGTTAAAGAAAAAAGAATACATACCTGCTACAGATGAGATAGCAATTGACTTAGGATTAAGACCGTTATTTGCAACAGATAAGGGAGATTTATTTGGTAGAAATTTCTTTGATACTTTGAAAGCTTTTGATAAGAAAATAACAAAAAGAATGGCAAGTTTGCAAAAGAGAAAGATAAAACCAAGAGATGATAAGAAATACAGAAAATATAGAGATAACTTAAGAGATTATCTGAAAAATGAGATAAATAGACTGATAAACGTTATTGTAGAAACTTATAAGCCAAAAAGAATCATTATAGAGAGATTAGATTTTAGAAGCCCTGAGCTTTCTAAGAGACTAAACAGAATGATACAAAATTTTGGAAAGAGATATATAAAACAAAAATTAGAGAGATTGCAACAGCTTTATGGAATTGAAATAATAGAAATAAATCCAGCTTATACAAGTCAAGAATGTAGCTCTTGTGGATATATAGATAAAAAGAATAGAAAAGATACTCAAGAATTTGAATGTAAAGTATGTGGAAATAAAACAAATGCACAAGTAAATGGAGCTAAGAATATTCTCAAGAGAAGTTCTCTTGGGAGTTTATATCTGACAAAAAAGCAAGTCCTCAAGATACTGATAGAAAGGTATCTTGAGAGACACAAAGGGTGTAAGAGTCCTCCCTTGGATGTTATCAAAGGTAATCCATACTTTAAGGATTATCTTGATAGCATTTTAAACCCTTGTCAGAACCTAACGCCAAGTTAG
- a CDS encoding mechanosensitive ion channel family protein, which produces MNNLLNDYKELILFVGSFVVLYILRLTALRFLKAFRNRFEGLSYNILNTIYKSIKIPSLIWVILLSAHATVYLSRLPQNQINLITKVIDVLLIFSITILIANLSTRIVKLYLQNKNLPETGLIFILLQVFIYLIGILMMLSYFGISIMPIITTLGIGGLAIGLALKDTLSNIFSGLYILLEKNIKVGDFIELENGKKGYVMNINWRTTTIKTLSNDVVILPNEKLAQSIIVNFAKPVELTRVAIEIPVSYYTDIEKFEKIVMEEVYNLAKENDKLLLDPVPVLRFIPGFKDSSLNFTLYFYAANYEDSFLVQSELRKRIFKRLKKEGIEIPYPQLDVHIKEFPSV; this is translated from the coding sequence ATGAATAATTTATTGAACGATTATAAAGAGCTGATATTATTCGTTGGCTCTTTTGTTGTTTTATACATTTTAAGGCTTACAGCTTTAAGATTTTTAAAGGCATTTAGAAATAGATTTGAAGGTCTATCGTATAATATTTTAAATACTATCTATAAAAGCATAAAAATTCCATCCTTAATTTGGGTAATTTTACTTTCTGCACATGCAACGGTCTATCTCTCAAGATTGCCCCAAAATCAGATAAATCTAATAACAAAAGTAATAGACGTGTTATTGATATTCTCAATTACAATACTGATTGCGAACCTTTCCACAAGAATCGTTAAACTTTATTTACAAAATAAAAATCTTCCAGAGACAGGGCTAATATTTATCCTACTTCAAGTTTTTATCTATTTGATTGGAATATTAATGATGCTGTCTTATTTTGGTATCTCTATAATGCCAATTATTACAACGCTTGGAATAGGTGGTCTTGCAATAGGTTTAGCTCTAAAAGATACACTATCAAACATTTTTTCAGGTCTTTATATACTGCTTGAGAAAAATATAAAGGTTGGTGATTTTATAGAGCTTGAAAATGGTAAAAAAGGTTATGTTATGAACATTAACTGGCGAACTACAACAATAAAAACTTTATCTAACGATGTTGTAATCCTTCCTAACGAAAAGCTTGCTCAAAGCATCATTGTTAATTTTGCAAAGCCTGTAGAACTTACAAGAGTAGCTATAGAGATTCCTGTTAGTTATTATACAGATATAGAAAAGTTTGAAAAAATAGTAATGGAAGAAGTTTATAACTTAGCAAAAGAAAATGATAAATTGTTACTTGACCCTGTTCCAGTACTTAGATTTATTCCTGGCTTTAAAGATAGTTCTTTAAACTTTACGCTTTATTTTTATGCAGCAAATTATGAAGATAGTTTTTTAGTTCAAAGCGAGCTTAGAAAGAGAATATTTAAAAGATTAAAAAAGGAAGGTATAGAAATTCCATATCCACAATTAGACGTGCATATTAAAGAGTTCCCCTCTGTATAG
- the hisD gene encoding histidinol dehydrogenase, translating to MKIVDLRGRYFKEDESLEFLIKRGDIETEKYEPIVKTIIKEVKERGDEALVEFTEKFDKVKLNPEDLVIPYEELEKAYNEIEDDVRWAYEVAYERIYEFHENQKEKSFFKEEEGMILGQKITPLEVVGLYVPGGKAAYPSSVIMNAAPARVAGIKEIVMCSPNPNKYTLAAAFVCGIDTVYRIGGAQAVAAMAYGTETVRKVDKIVGPGNIYVALAKKNLYGIVDIDMIAGPSEILVIADETANYKWVAADLLSQAEHDELAASILVTTSEDLAKKVKEYLYTELLKDFPRKEIAEKSLNVYGHAFIVEDLDTACEVSNYIAPEHLEIITKNPFDLLNKIYHAGAIFLGEYATEPLGDYILGPNHVLPTSRAARFSSPLGVYDFIKRSSVIYVSKEGFDRVAKHAINMAKSEGLEAHKLSVEIRKNNE from the coding sequence ATGAAAATCGTTGATTTGAGAGGGAGATATTTTAAAGAGGATGAAAGTCTGGAATTTCTAATAAAAAGAGGAGATATAGAGACAGAAAAATACGAACCTATTGTAAAAACTATCATAAAAGAAGTAAAAGAAAGAGGAGATGAGGCTCTTGTAGAATTTACAGAAAAGTTTGATAAAGTTAAGTTAAATCCGGAAGACCTTGTAATTCCATATGAAGAGCTTGAAAAAGCATATAATGAGATAGAAGATGATGTTAGATGGGCTTACGAAGTAGCTTATGAGAGAATTTATGAATTTCATGAAAATCAGAAAGAGAAATCTTTCTTTAAAGAAGAAGAGGGAATGATTCTTGGTCAGAAAATAACACCTTTGGAAGTAGTTGGACTATACGTTCCAGGTGGCAAGGCAGCTTATCCTTCAAGTGTAATCATGAATGCAGCTCCTGCAAGGGTAGCCGGCATTAAAGAGATTGTTATGTGTTCTCCAAATCCAAATAAATACACATTGGCAGCTGCTTTTGTATGTGGTATAGATACTGTTTATAGAATCGGTGGTGCTCAAGCAGTTGCTGCAATGGCTTATGGAACAGAAACAGTTAGAAAAGTTGATAAAATCGTTGGTCCGGGTAATATATACGTAGCTTTAGCTAAAAAGAATTTATATGGAATAGTTGACATAGACATGATAGCAGGACCTTCAGAAATTCTTGTGATAGCAGATGAAACTGCAAATTACAAATGGGTTGCAGCAGATTTACTATCTCAAGCAGAACACGACGAGCTGGCAGCATCCATACTTGTTACAACGTCAGAAGACCTTGCAAAGAAAGTAAAAGAGTATTTATATACAGAACTATTAAAAGATTTTCCAAGAAAAGAAATAGCAGAAAAATCTTTAAATGTATATGGACATGCTTTTATTGTAGAAGATTTAGATACTGCTTGCGAAGTTTCAAACTATATTGCCCCTGAACACTTAGAAATCATAACAAAAAATCCGTTTGATTTACTTAACAAAATATATCATGCTGGAGCAATATTCCTTGGAGAGTATGCAACAGAACCACTTGGGGACTACATCCTTGGACCAAATCACGTATTACCTACTTCAAGAGCAGCAAGATTTTCATCTCCCCTTGGAGTTTATGACTTTATAAAAAGAAGCTCTGTAATATATGTATCAAAAGAAGGCTTTGACAGAGTAGCAAAACATGCTATTAATATGGCTAAGTCCGAGGGTCTTGAAGCTCACAAATTAAGTGTTGAGATAAGAAAAAATAATGAATAA
- a CDS encoding chromate transporter, with product MVVAGGLLVLYFLDKFLFELSIVMMKIDLFAFGGGYASLPLMLHEVVDRLHWIDTKTMMVGIALGQLTPGPIVITATFIGYLLKGFLGALIATISVFTPSFVMLVLAFEISEKIKNLQVFLRAKRGLIASFSGLLLFTSLNFANSVDWSFFKLIFALISFIAIYKGVNILYILIFTVLISFAF from the coding sequence TTGGTAGTAGCTGGTGGATTACTTGTCCTTTATTTTTTAGATAAATTTTTATTTGAACTTTCTATAGTAATGATGAAAATAGACCTTTTTGCTTTTGGAGGTGGGTATGCCTCTTTGCCTTTAATGTTGCACGAAGTTGTAGATAGATTACACTGGATTGATACTAAAACTATGATGGTTGGGATTGCTTTAGGACAGCTTACACCCGGACCTATCGTTATTACAGCAACATTTATAGGCTATTTATTAAAAGGTTTCTTGGGTGCTCTTATAGCTACAATTTCAGTTTTTACTCCATCTTTTGTAATGTTAGTTTTAGCTTTTGAAATTTCTGAAAAAATTAAGAATTTACAAGTCTTTTTAAGGGCAAAAAGAGGACTTATTGCTTCTTTTTCAGGACTGCTTCTATTTACAAGTTTAAATTTTGCCAATTCTGTAGATTGGAGCTTTTTTAAACTGATTTTTGCCTTAATAAGCTTTATCGCAATATACAAAGGAGTAAACATCTTATATATTCTGATTTTTACAGTTTTAATTTCTTTTGCTTTTTAA
- a CDS encoding chromate transporter, with protein MQEKVKLTTLFFSFFKLGLTAYGGPAMVAYIRNLAVEKKWLDNEAFQESLAIVQTIPGATAIQVAGFVGLITRGILGGIISFIAFGLPAFFLMLLLSYIYVSIHNLPEIKTVFSFLQVVVISIVINALISFAKPLIKSKAETFLAFFLLLSIC; from the coding sequence ATGCAAGAGAAAGTCAAATTAACAACTTTATTTTTTTCTTTTTTTAAGCTTGGATTAACTGCTTATGGCGGTCCTGCTATGGTGGCGTATATTCGTAATCTTGCTGTAGAAAAAAAATGGCTTGATAATGAAGCCTTTCAAGAAAGTCTTGCTATCGTACAAACTATTCCTGGAGCAACTGCCATACAAGTTGCAGGTTTCGTTGGTCTTATTACAAGAGGAATTTTAGGAGGAATTATCAGTTTTATAGCTTTTGGATTACCGGCATTTTTTCTTATGCTTCTTTTATCATACATCTATGTAAGTATTCATAACCTTCCAGAGATTAAAACTGTTTTTTCTTTTCTTCAAGTAGTGGTCATTTCTATCGTGATTAATGCTTTAATAAGCTTCGCTAAACCTTTAATTAAATCAAAAGCAGAGACGTTTTTAGCCTTTTTTCTTTTACTCTCTATCTGTTAA
- a CDS encoding DUF2934 domain-containing protein: MNKEELIRQIAYRIYLITGKNDTRTLQNWLDAEEIVNLFFDFCKKHKEHCNKQKDE; this comes from the coding sequence ATGAACAAAGAAGAATTGATTAGACAAATAGCTTATAGGATTTATCTCATAACCGGAAAAAACGATACAAGAACACTGCAAAATTGGTTAGATGCTGAAGAGATTGTTAATTTGTTTTTTGATTTTTGTAAAAAGCATAAAGAGCATTGTAATAAACAAAAAGATGAATAG
- a CDS encoding carboxymuconolactone decarboxylase family protein, translating to MQKPTVDEILGLMAKKLGGEEKIPKAIQYAKTVAPELVYDVASSSKSSVGDPNLPFDAKTSTLIFLAVALAMKDTECIKTQLNAALNMGATKEELITIIKIVKHAAHSSVIGYAEPILEALSK from the coding sequence ATGCAAAAGCCAACCGTTGACGAAATCTTAGGACTTATGGCAAAAAAATTAGGCGGTGAAGAAAAAATACCAAAAGCAATACAGTATGCAAAAACTGTTGCTCCAGAACTTGTTTACGATGTAGCTTCCAGCTCAAAAAGTAGTGTAGGTGATCCAAACTTACCTTTTGATGCTAAAACAAGTACTTTAATCTTTTTGGCTGTAGCATTAGCTATGAAAGACACAGAATGTATAAAGACACAGTTAAACGCAGCTTTAAATATGGGAGCAACAAAAGAAGAGCTTATTACTATAATCAAGATAGTAAAACATGCTGCACACTCAAGTGTTATAGGCTATGCAGAACCTATATTGGAAGCTCTATCGAAGTAA
- a CDS encoding TolC family protein, giving the protein MKKQLILSLIAAPLINAYSITLEETLNIAEKNATKIRLSDKDIEKVEAQIKEAKSNVLPQASITGSYTRWDPNYITGFTPKNQYSAKAGLTQKIFDYQVFNLIKVAESNSELQKVIKEDIKQQVKDTARRLFLTSLTYKEIMKIKEENLKYWQENYKYVEAKYNVGLLAKYDFMRASSQLQSAIADYENAKANYEKSIEDLKRFLMTENITPPEGNLEKLTYNKEINIENNTAVKVINQQIKVAQQQVEYQKSANYPSLSAFLNYQTNNQVKYPSTSEVWKKGYNLGLSLNWTLFDGFAKDSRVLQAKIDKTKNEITYQDKITELKTTLNKILADIKALEHQLKANEENLKVAKGDLSIILCLD; this is encoded by the coding sequence ATGAAAAAACAGCTAATACTTAGTCTAATAGCAGCACCATTAATAAACGCATACAGCATAACCTTAGAAGAAACCCTCAACATTGCTGAAAAAAACGCTACAAAAATAAGGCTATCAGATAAAGATATAGAAAAAGTAGAAGCACAAATAAAAGAAGCAAAAAGTAATGTACTGCCACAAGCATCCATTACAGGCTCATACACAAGATGGGATCCAAACTATATAACAGGATTTACACCAAAAAACCAATACTCAGCAAAAGCAGGACTAACTCAAAAAATATTTGACTACCAAGTCTTTAATCTCATAAAAGTAGCAGAAAGTAATTCAGAACTACAAAAAGTAATAAAAGAAGATATAAAACAGCAAGTAAAAGACACAGCAAGAAGACTATTTCTTACATCCTTAACATACAAAGAAATAATGAAAATAAAAGAAGAAAATCTAAAATATTGGCAGGAAAACTATAAATACGTAGAAGCAAAGTACAACGTAGGACTACTTGCAAAATACGACTTTATGAGAGCATCATCACAGCTACAATCAGCAATCGCAGACTATGAAAACGCAAAAGCAAACTACGAAAAATCCATAGAAGACCTAAAAAGATTTCTAATGACAGAAAACATAACACCACCAGAAGGAAATTTAGAAAAACTAACATATAACAAAGAAATAAACATAGAAAACAACACAGCAGTAAAAGTAATAAACCAGCAAATAAAAGTAGCACAACAGCAAGTAGAATACCAAAAATCAGCAAACTATCCATCACTTTCAGCATTTTTAAACTACCAAACAAACAACCAAGTAAAATATCCATCTACATCAGAAGTATGGAAAAAAGGCTACAACCTTGGATTATCACTAAATTGGACGCTGTTTGACGGTTTTGCAAAAGATAGCAGAGTACTGCAAGCAAAGATAGATAAAACAAAAAATGAGATAACCTACCAAGATAAAATCACAGAATTAAAAACAACATTAAACAAAATATTGGCAGATATAAAAGCATTAGAACATCAGCTAAAAGCAAATGAAGAAAACTTAAAAGTAGCAAAAGGAGACTTGTCAATAATTTTGTGTCTGGATTGA